The following DNA comes from Archaeoglobaceae archaeon.
GGAGAACTTCATTTCCCTAAGAATGTCAAGGGAGTTGTTGCTCGCCGCCCCATCTGTGCCAAGAAGCACGTTTAGCCCAGCTTTTTTCATTTCAGGATAATTCAAAGCTTTGCCCACACTAAGCTTCATGTTGCTCGCAGGGCAGTGCACCGCATTAACTCCACGCTTCGCCATTAGCTCGATCTCGCTTCCTTCAAGCCAGACGCAGTGTGCTGAAATTAGCCTCGGGCTAAGGAATCCAATTTCGTCCAATGCCTTTACAATTCCCTTTCCATGCTTTTTCTTGAACTCCAAGACTTCTTTCTCGGTTTCTGCAAGGTGGAAGTGCACAAATATGTTCTCTCGCTCAGCAATTTCCATTGCCCTTTGCAAACCTTCAAGGCTTACCGTGTAAACCGCATGCGGGGCTATAGCTCTTAGAACTCTGAAGTTCTTGAGCTCCTTAAGCTCCTTTTCGACTCTTTTTAGATTAACCTCGAGCAGATCCTTGCTAAAGAAATCAAAGAAGGCTGAAGAGAGGCATGCCCTAATTCCAGTCTCTTCAACCGCCCTTGCGGTCGCTTGGGGGAAGAAATACATGTCAAGGAAAAAAGTTGTTCCACTTTTCAGCATTTCAATGCATGCAAGCTTTGAAGCCCAGTAAACAACTTCTTCATTCAGCTTTGCTTCAGCAGGCCAGATCTTCTTTTCAAGCCACTCTTGCAACGGCATGTCGTCAGCGTAGCCCCTGAATAGAGTCATCGCCGCATGGGTGTGTGAATTAAAAAGCCCCGGGATCACTGCAAGTCCCCTTCCATCGATCACGTAATCGCTTTTATTTTTCACATCTCCTATTGCTGCGATCTTGTTTTCTTCGATCAGAATATTTGCGGAGATCAGCTTATCATTGCGTAGCACTTTTGCATTTTCGATCAGAATCATGAAATATGGTGGATCTTGTATTTAAAAAACTGTCTCGCAATTTTCGAAAATTATTTATCATTTTTTGAAGGCTAAGGATATGCTCATACCCTCGGAACACGAAGGTGTAAAAGTTGTGAAATGTGGAACCGACGTTGGCGGTGGGAGAGTTCTCTACTGGGTATATTTCTATGTCTATAAAGACTTCCTCTTCGATTCTGGATGCCCCCATACAGCAAAAGAGGTTTTTGAGGCGTTTAAGGACAAAAAGGCTTTAATGATCACACATTACCACGAAGATCACAGCGGTGGTGCCATAGAGCTTCAAAAAGTTATGAAAGTGTTTGCTCCAAAAAGGTCACTTGAGATCCTTAGAGATCCGCCAGAGGTTTTGCAGTATAGAAAGATCGTCTGGGGACAGCCTACTCCCGTGATTGCTGAGC
Coding sequences within:
- a CDS encoding amidohydrolase: MILIENAKVLRNDKLISANILIEENKIAAIGDVKNKSDYVIDGRGLAVIPGLFNSHTHAAMTLFRGYADDMPLQEWLEKKIWPAEAKLNEEVVYWASKLACIEMLKSGTTFFLDMYFFPQATARAVEETGIRACLSSAFFDFFSKDLLEVNLKRVEKELKELKNFRVLRAIAPHAVYTVSLEGLQRAMEIAERENIFVHFHLAETEKEVLEFKKKHGKGIVKALDEIGFLSPRLISAHCVWLEGSEIELMAKRGVNAVHCPASNMKLSVGKALNYPEMKKAGLNVLLGTDGAASNNSLDILREMKFSALLQKFYYGADSFKAVDAFRIATENASKAFGIKAGKLEVGWLADLVLIDLSKVSMTPCHDLVANLVYSASSECVDTVILDGKIVVENGYFEGEEKILERFSKTAEKFFAGLV